In Streptomyces dangxiongensis, one DNA window encodes the following:
- a CDS encoding phosphotransferase enzyme family protein: protein MDEARARDVLALAGVLPGPARDARLLALGENAVFVAGGLVVKVGRDAELLERAGRELAVAAWLAEAGVPAVRAAEPEPLLVDGHPVTVWHRLPDPVRPAEPRDLAGLLRIVHALPPPPFALPPRDLLGGVERWLRLAGDAIDPEDAAYLRARRDGFAARAAALTPRLAPGPVHGDALPRNVHIGPDGAVLVDLETFSADLREHDLVVMALSRDRYGLPAEAYDSFTSAYGWDVREWEGCAVLRGARETASCAWVAQHAPADAKALAEFRRRVTSLRDGDETVRWYPF from the coding sequence ATGGACGAGGCACGGGCACGGGACGTACTGGCCCTGGCGGGAGTGCTGCCGGGCCCGGCCCGGGACGCGCGGCTCCTGGCCCTCGGTGAGAACGCGGTGTTCGTCGCCGGCGGCCTGGTGGTGAAGGTGGGCCGCGACGCCGAACTGCTGGAGCGGGCCGGGCGCGAACTGGCCGTCGCCGCCTGGCTGGCCGAGGCGGGCGTCCCGGCGGTACGGGCGGCCGAGCCCGAGCCGCTGCTGGTGGACGGCCATCCGGTGACCGTGTGGCACCGGCTGCCGGACCCCGTGCGGCCCGCCGAACCGCGGGACCTGGCCGGGCTGCTGCGGATCGTGCACGCACTCCCCCCGCCCCCCTTCGCCCTTCCGCCCCGCGATCTGCTGGGCGGAGTGGAGCGCTGGCTGCGGCTCGCGGGCGACGCGATCGACCCCGAGGACGCGGCCTATCTCCGCGCGCGCCGCGACGGCTTCGCGGCCCGGGCGGCGGCACTGACCCCGCGCCTGGCCCCGGGACCGGTCCACGGCGACGCGCTGCCCCGCAACGTGCACATCGGGCCGGACGGCGCGGTATTGGTCGACCTGGAGACCTTCTCGGCCGATCTGCGCGAGCACGACCTGGTGGTCATGGCCCTCTCCCGCGACCGGTACGGACTGCCCGCAGAGGCCTACGACTCCTTCACCTCGGCGTACGGCTGGGACGTGCGGGAGTGGGAGGGCTGCGCGGTGCTGCGTGGCGCCCGGGAGACGGCGAGCTGCGCCTGGGTGGCCCAGCACGCGCCGGCCGACGCCAAGGCGCTGGCCGAGTTCCGGCGCCGGGTGACCTCCCTGCGCGACGGCGACGAGACGGTGCGCTGGTATCCGTTCTGA